A genomic region of Camelus ferus isolate YT-003-E chromosome 11, BCGSAC_Cfer_1.0, whole genome shotgun sequence contains the following coding sequences:
- the ATOH7 gene encoding protein atonal homolog 7, producing the protein MKSCKSSNPEAGARAAPPSADGAECAGTCAGAGRLENAARRRLAANARERRRMQGLNTAFDRLRRVVPQWGQDKKLSKYETLQMALSYIMALTRILAEAERFGSERDWVSLHCEHFGRDHYLPFAVAKLPGESEPYGQRLFGFQPEPFQMAS; encoded by the coding sequence ATGAAGTCCTGCAAGTCCAGCAACCCGGAGGCGGGAGCGCGTGCCGCGCCCCCGAGTGCCGACGGCGCCGAGTGCGCGGGCACGTGTGCCGGGGCGGGGCGGTTGGAGAACGCGGCGCGCAGGCGCCTCGCGGCCAACGCGCGCGAACGCCGCCGCATGCAGGGGCTCAACACGGCGTTCGACCGCCTCCGCAGGGTGGTTCCCCAGTGGGGCCAGGATAAAAAGCTGTCCAAGTACGAGACCCTACAGATGGCGCTGAGCTACATCATGGCTCTGACTCGCATCCTGGCTGAGGCCGAGCGATTCGGCTCCGAGCGGGACTGGGTCAGTCTCCACTGTGAGCACTTCGGTCGAGACCACTATCTTCCTTTCGCGGTTGCGAAGCTGCCGGGAGAGAGCGAGCCCTACGGCCAGAGGCTCTTCGGCTTCCAGCCCGAGCCTTTCCAGATGGCCAGTTAG